A DNA window from Ostrea edulis chromosome 5, xbOstEdul1.1, whole genome shotgun sequence contains the following coding sequences:
- the LOC125649153 gene encoding centrosomal protein of 128 kDa-like isoform X1 codes for MDDRIYRINDNLQGTTRNLRSLDHMLDDYRDVTRDQRSAVDRLREDVARTRTQLHEERLRSPAHRHYESDSEYESSPSPSRRRRRTRRSTVRFADDMNRELHDLNSSLRDLSTDQFELRGHLNREMDRRDKYDADTRKTMREISENLKRLPQTDPVAMRVESRLASIQDEMRADRHLGSRYDELANLSSDLRHALREHHHIQQTTADERIRNQYIQAEAQKHRIESDLDVLKRKLDQSEGGKTALQNQVEDLRNQLNRMEQERARVKLQMEEKRYEEELRERRKRRTVEEDKDRERKAMEREISDLRGQLSHAISASGEVEELRRGIERSERQRAQLSDHIETLTKDLDNREKQTAKLITQLKEVSDKRDESERQKGQLIAQFDDTAQRFKDCNKELERASTELRNTQQTLQETERKRDEFKGRAQETVRQWKLKVKQLEREVDRHKHGANQLMQRNEQLVKEVEGHRQNLHHTGIQMENMKRELGDALAVRAAQDEQLRLKDVEINELKSVRMDLDRELRDVRTVADRLENELHTVSHRLTQVTDDKNKIEDKLSSIEAAHMLSQDQANQLQQELKELSAVKAEIAAKLSESNGKIHDMRQNFMELQHREKAAREESKMYQRQLNDERENHHVSLEALKRELNEAKVREAHVMQDIQRKMKRSHAEYEATIQALKMELSEEKSSHKISKRNEEKFRQEIDRLAQEIARSEEDNQKLSRRLEMTREEFETQFFIKKEKRARSRSPRPCIKLQRKKPTQMAETDLSRVKNVEDELLKARNDCKRFQANFEGLIHEMVAEVDALMDIAASCSKEKQKTVASCKGTSNGPSTALQEIKAKMKWLRGEIRDRIKLEQALKKDLQEALSCNETDRQFLITEISKRDGVMDELSVVKHELSHREAENFHCVEKLQTQILDLTDELELRKIREDELLRQQAMDNKHVIEEIEELRDVQEEKARIEQRYVKLQDTMRALQSELKSVNFYGDKIEEIEKNMFNLRKSPRRKNHVRIQEGPSLRSRSRSRSKSPGRRIPHS; via the exons AGTGACAGTGAATATGAGAGTTCACCCTCCCCCAGTAGACGAAGACGTCGCACCAGGCGGTCAACTGTCAGGTTTGCAGACGACATGAACAGAGAACTCCACGATCTTAACAGTTCACTACGAGACTTATCCACGGACCAGTTTGAACTCAGGGGTCATCTCAACAGGGAGATGGATAGGAGAGACAA GTATGATGCCGATACAAGAAAAACAATGAGAGAAATTTCGGAAAACTTGAAGAGACTACCACAAACAGACCCA GTTGCGATGAGGGTGGAGAGTCGTCTAGCCTCCATTCAGGACGAGATGAGGGCTGACAGACACTTAGGTAGTCGTTATGATGAGTTAGCCAATCTGTCCTCTGACCTTCGACAT GCTTTGCGTGAGCACCACCACATTCAACAAACAACAGCAGATGAAAGGATACGTAATCAATATATACAAGCTGAGGCCCAGAAACACAGG ATTGAGTCTGACCTGGATGTGTTGAAGAGAAAACTGGACCAAAGTGAAGGTGGAAAAACAGCTCTTCAAAACCAG GTGGAAGATTTAAGGAATCAATTGAATCGTATGGAGCAGGAGAGAGCTCGTGTCAAATTACAGATGGAAGAAAAGCGATATGAGGAAGAACTCAGAGAAAGACGCAAAAGAAGAACAG tGGAGGAAGATAAGGATAGAGAGAGAAAAGCAATGGAAAGAGAAATCTCCGATCTGAGGGGTCAGCTCTCTCATGCTATTAGTGCTAGCGGAGAGGTGGAGGAACTCCGACGTGGAATAGAGCGTAGTGAAAGACAGAGGGCCCAGTTATCAGATCATATTGAG ACACTAACAAAAGACTTAGACAATAGGGAAAAACAGACCGCCAAACTAATTACTCAACTGAAGGAGGTGTCGGATAAACGTGATGAATCCGAGAGACAGAAGGGTCAGCTGATAGCTCAGTTTGACGACACAGCTCAGAGGTTTAAGGACTGTAACAAGGAGTTAGAAAGGGCGTCTACTGAATTAAGGAACACACAGCAAACTCTGCAAGAAACCGAGAGGAAGAGAGATGAGTTCAAAGGTCGGGCACAGGAGACAGTCAGACA GTGGAAGTTGAAGGTGAAGCAGCTGGAGCGTGAAGTGGACAGACATAAACATGGTGCTAATCAGCTGATGCAGAGAAACGAACAGCTGGTGAAAGAGGTGGAGGGACATCGACAGAATCTCCATCACACGGGGATACAGATGGAGAACATGAAGAGGGAGTTGGGAGACGCCCTG GCTGTGAGGGCAGCTCAAGATGAACAGCTTCGTTTGAAAGATGTAGAGATCAATGAACTGAAATCTGTCAGGATGGACTTGGACCGGGAACTCAGGGACGTCCGCACCGTGGCTGACCGG CTTGAAAACGAGCTTCACACAGTATCTCATCGATTGACACAAGTAACCGAcgacaaaaataaaattgaggATAAACTCTCCTCTATAGAGGCAGCCCACATGTTGTCACAGGACCAAGCCAATCAGCTGCAG CAAGAGTTGAAGGAATTGAGCGCTGTTAAGGCAGAAATCGCAGCTAAGTTATCGGAATCAAACGGCAAAATCCAT GATATGAGGCAAAACTTTATGGAACTTCAGCATCGAGAAAAGGCAGCACGTGAGGAATCAAAAATGTACCAAAGGCAACTTAACGAT GAGAGAGAAAATCATCACGTGTCTCTGGAGGCTTTGAAGCGTGAATTGAACGAAGCCAAG GTGAGAGAGGCTCATGTGATGCAAGATATTCAAAGAAAAATGAAGAGAAGTCATGCTGAGTATGAAGCCACCATTCAGGCACTAAAG atggaACTCTCTGAGGAGAAGTCGTCACATAAAATCTCAAAACGCAATGAAGAAAAATTTCGACAAGAGATTGACAGATTAGCACAGGAGATTGCTAG GAGTGAGGAAGATAACCAGAAACTGTCGAGAAGACTGGAGATGACCAGAGAAGAATTTGAGACACAG TTCTTCATAAAGAAA GAAAAGCGTGCCCGAAGCAGGTCTCCTAGACCATGCATAAAGTTGCAGCGAAAGAAACCT ACTCAAATGGCTGAAACAGATTTATCAAG GGTTAAAAATGTTGAAGATGAACTTCTGAAGGCCAGAAATGACTGCAAGAGGTTCCAGGCCAACTTTGAGGGGCTCATCCATGAGATGGTTGCCGAGGTTGATGCACTGATGGACATCGCAGCCTCCTGTTCTAAAGAAAAGCAAAAG ACAGTGGCATCATGTAAAGGGACGTCAAATGGACCCTCCACTGCTCTCCAAGAAATTAAG GCCAAAATGAAGTGGTTAAGAGGAGAAATTAGAGACCGGATAAAATTGGAGCAAGCCTTAAAAAAAGATTTGCAGGAGGCTTTGTCATGTAACGAAACAGATCGTCAATTCCTCATAACAGAAATCTCCAAGCGTGATGGTGTAATGGACGAACTCTCAGTAGTCAAGCACG AATTAAGTCACAGGGAAGCAGAAAACTTTCACTGTGTTGAGAAATTGCAG ACTCAGATTTTAGATTTAACAGATGAACTTGAACTCCGTAAAATCCGAGAGGATGAGCTACTGAGACAGCAAGCCATGGACAACAAACATGTGATAGAAGAAATCGAAGAACTGAGA GATGTACAGGAGGAGAAGGCCAGAATTGAACAGCGATACGTCAAATTACAAGACACCATGAGAGCATTACAGAGCGAACTCAAATCCGTAAATTTCTACGGTGACAAG ATTGAAGAGATCGAGAAAAACATGTTTAATCTACGAAAATCTCCACGAAGGAAAAACCATGTTCGAATTCAGGAAGGACCAAGTTTACGATCTAGATCCCGTTCACGATCCAAAAGCCCTGGAAGGCGGATTCCACATTCATAG
- the LOC125649153 gene encoding centrosomal protein of 128 kDa-like isoform X5 → MDDRIYRINDNLQGTTRNLRSLDHMLDDYRDVTRDQRSAVDRLREDVARTRTQLHEERLRSPAHRHYESDSEYESSPSPSRRRRRTRRSTVRFADDMNRELHDLNSSLRDLSTDQFELRGHLNREMDRRDKYDADTRKTMREISENLKRLPQTDPVAMRVESRLASIQDEMRADRHLGSRYDELANLSSDLRHALREHHHIQQTTADERIRNQYIQAEAQKHRIESDLDVLKRKLDQSEGGKTALQNQVEDLRNQLNRMEQERARVKLQMEEKRYEEELRERRKRRTVEEDKDRERKAMEREISDLRGQLSHAISASGEVEELRRGIERSERQRAQLSDHIETLTKDLDNREKQTAKLITQLKEVSDKRDESERQKGQLIAQFDDTAQRFKDCNKELERASTELRNTQQTLQETERKRDEFKGRAQETVRQWKLKVKQLEREVDRHKHGANQLMQRNEQLVKEVEGHRQNLHHTGIQMENMKRELGDALAVRAAQDEQLRLKDVEINELKSVRMDLDRELRDVRTVADRLENELHTVSHRLTQVTDDKNKIEDKLSSIEAAHMLSQDQANQLQDMRQNFMELQHREKAAREESKMYQRQLNDERENHHVSLEALKRELNEAKVREAHVMQDIQRKMKRSHAEYEATIQALKMELSEEKSSHKISKRNEEKFRQEIDRLAQEIARSEEDNQKLSRRLEMTREEFETQFFIKKEKRARSRSPRPCIKLQRKKPTQMAETDLSRVKNVEDELLKARNDCKRFQANFEGLIHEMVAEVDALMDIAASCSKEKQKTVASCKGTSNGPSTALQEIKAKMKWLRGEIRDRIKLEQALKKDLQEALSCNETDRQFLITEISKRDGVMDELSVVKHELSHREAENFHCVEKLQTQILDLTDELELRKIREDELLRQQAMDNKHVIEEIEELRDVQEEKARIEQRYVKLQDTMRALQSELKSVNFYGDKIEEIEKNMFNLRKSPRRKNHVRIQEGPSLRSRSRSRSKSPGRRIPHS, encoded by the exons AGTGACAGTGAATATGAGAGTTCACCCTCCCCCAGTAGACGAAGACGTCGCACCAGGCGGTCAACTGTCAGGTTTGCAGACGACATGAACAGAGAACTCCACGATCTTAACAGTTCACTACGAGACTTATCCACGGACCAGTTTGAACTCAGGGGTCATCTCAACAGGGAGATGGATAGGAGAGACAA GTATGATGCCGATACAAGAAAAACAATGAGAGAAATTTCGGAAAACTTGAAGAGACTACCACAAACAGACCCA GTTGCGATGAGGGTGGAGAGTCGTCTAGCCTCCATTCAGGACGAGATGAGGGCTGACAGACACTTAGGTAGTCGTTATGATGAGTTAGCCAATCTGTCCTCTGACCTTCGACAT GCTTTGCGTGAGCACCACCACATTCAACAAACAACAGCAGATGAAAGGATACGTAATCAATATATACAAGCTGAGGCCCAGAAACACAGG ATTGAGTCTGACCTGGATGTGTTGAAGAGAAAACTGGACCAAAGTGAAGGTGGAAAAACAGCTCTTCAAAACCAG GTGGAAGATTTAAGGAATCAATTGAATCGTATGGAGCAGGAGAGAGCTCGTGTCAAATTACAGATGGAAGAAAAGCGATATGAGGAAGAACTCAGAGAAAGACGCAAAAGAAGAACAG tGGAGGAAGATAAGGATAGAGAGAGAAAAGCAATGGAAAGAGAAATCTCCGATCTGAGGGGTCAGCTCTCTCATGCTATTAGTGCTAGCGGAGAGGTGGAGGAACTCCGACGTGGAATAGAGCGTAGTGAAAGACAGAGGGCCCAGTTATCAGATCATATTGAG ACACTAACAAAAGACTTAGACAATAGGGAAAAACAGACCGCCAAACTAATTACTCAACTGAAGGAGGTGTCGGATAAACGTGATGAATCCGAGAGACAGAAGGGTCAGCTGATAGCTCAGTTTGACGACACAGCTCAGAGGTTTAAGGACTGTAACAAGGAGTTAGAAAGGGCGTCTACTGAATTAAGGAACACACAGCAAACTCTGCAAGAAACCGAGAGGAAGAGAGATGAGTTCAAAGGTCGGGCACAGGAGACAGTCAGACA GTGGAAGTTGAAGGTGAAGCAGCTGGAGCGTGAAGTGGACAGACATAAACATGGTGCTAATCAGCTGATGCAGAGAAACGAACAGCTGGTGAAAGAGGTGGAGGGACATCGACAGAATCTCCATCACACGGGGATACAGATGGAGAACATGAAGAGGGAGTTGGGAGACGCCCTG GCTGTGAGGGCAGCTCAAGATGAACAGCTTCGTTTGAAAGATGTAGAGATCAATGAACTGAAATCTGTCAGGATGGACTTGGACCGGGAACTCAGGGACGTCCGCACCGTGGCTGACCGG CTTGAAAACGAGCTTCACACAGTATCTCATCGATTGACACAAGTAACCGAcgacaaaaataaaattgaggATAAACTCTCCTCTATAGAGGCAGCCCACATGTTGTCACAGGACCAAGCCAATCAGCTGCAG GATATGAGGCAAAACTTTATGGAACTTCAGCATCGAGAAAAGGCAGCACGTGAGGAATCAAAAATGTACCAAAGGCAACTTAACGAT GAGAGAGAAAATCATCACGTGTCTCTGGAGGCTTTGAAGCGTGAATTGAACGAAGCCAAG GTGAGAGAGGCTCATGTGATGCAAGATATTCAAAGAAAAATGAAGAGAAGTCATGCTGAGTATGAAGCCACCATTCAGGCACTAAAG atggaACTCTCTGAGGAGAAGTCGTCACATAAAATCTCAAAACGCAATGAAGAAAAATTTCGACAAGAGATTGACAGATTAGCACAGGAGATTGCTAG GAGTGAGGAAGATAACCAGAAACTGTCGAGAAGACTGGAGATGACCAGAGAAGAATTTGAGACACAG TTCTTCATAAAGAAA GAAAAGCGTGCCCGAAGCAGGTCTCCTAGACCATGCATAAAGTTGCAGCGAAAGAAACCT ACTCAAATGGCTGAAACAGATTTATCAAG GGTTAAAAATGTTGAAGATGAACTTCTGAAGGCCAGAAATGACTGCAAGAGGTTCCAGGCCAACTTTGAGGGGCTCATCCATGAGATGGTTGCCGAGGTTGATGCACTGATGGACATCGCAGCCTCCTGTTCTAAAGAAAAGCAAAAG ACAGTGGCATCATGTAAAGGGACGTCAAATGGACCCTCCACTGCTCTCCAAGAAATTAAG GCCAAAATGAAGTGGTTAAGAGGAGAAATTAGAGACCGGATAAAATTGGAGCAAGCCTTAAAAAAAGATTTGCAGGAGGCTTTGTCATGTAACGAAACAGATCGTCAATTCCTCATAACAGAAATCTCCAAGCGTGATGGTGTAATGGACGAACTCTCAGTAGTCAAGCACG AATTAAGTCACAGGGAAGCAGAAAACTTTCACTGTGTTGAGAAATTGCAG ACTCAGATTTTAGATTTAACAGATGAACTTGAACTCCGTAAAATCCGAGAGGATGAGCTACTGAGACAGCAAGCCATGGACAACAAACATGTGATAGAAGAAATCGAAGAACTGAGA GATGTACAGGAGGAGAAGGCCAGAATTGAACAGCGATACGTCAAATTACAAGACACCATGAGAGCATTACAGAGCGAACTCAAATCCGTAAATTTCTACGGTGACAAG ATTGAAGAGATCGAGAAAAACATGTTTAATCTACGAAAATCTCCACGAAGGAAAAACCATGTTCGAATTCAGGAAGGACCAAGTTTACGATCTAGATCCCGTTCACGATCCAAAAGCCCTGGAAGGCGGATTCCACATTCATAG
- the LOC125649153 gene encoding centrosomal protein of 128 kDa-like isoform X3, with product MDDRIYRINDNLQGTTRNLRSLDHMLDDYRDVTRDQRSAVDRLREDVARTRTQLHEERLRSPAHRHYESDSEYESSPSPSRRRRRTRRSTVRFADDMNRELHDLNSSLRDLSTDQFELRGHLNREMDRRDKYDADTRKTMREISENLKRLPQTDPVAMRVESRLASIQDEMRADRHLGSRYDELANLSSDLRHALREHHHIQQTTADERIRNQYIQAEAQKHRIESDLDVLKRKLDQSEGGKTALQNQVEDLRNQLNRMEQERARVKLQMEEKRYEEELRERRKRRTVEEDKDRERKAMEREISDLRGQLSHAISASGEVEELRRGIERSERQRAQLSDHIETLTKDLDNREKQTAKLITQLKEVSDKRDESERQKGQLIAQFDDTAQRFKDCNKELERASTELRNTQQTLQETERKRDEFKGRAQETVRQWKLKVKQLEREVDRHKHGANQLMQRNEQLVKEVEGHRQNLHHTGIQMENMKRELGDALAVRAAQDEQLRLKDVEINELKSVRMDLDRELRDVRTVADRLENELHTVSHRLTQVTDDKNKIEDKLSSIEAAHMLSQDQANQLQQELKELSAVKAEIAAKLSESNGKIHDMRQNFMELQHREKAAREESKMYQRQLNDERENHHVSLEALKRELNEAKVREAHVMQDIQRKMKRSHAEYEATIQALKMELSEEKSSHKISKRNEEKFRQEIDRLAQEIARSEEDNQKLSRRLEMTREEFETQFFIKKTQMAETDLSRVKNVEDELLKARNDCKRFQANFEGLIHEMVAEVDALMDIAASCSKEKQKTVASCKGTSNGPSTALQEIKAKMKWLRGEIRDRIKLEQALKKDLQEALSCNETDRQFLITEISKRDGVMDELSVVKHELSHREAENFHCVEKLQTQILDLTDELELRKIREDELLRQQAMDNKHVIEEIEELRDVQEEKARIEQRYVKLQDTMRALQSELKSVNFYGDKIEEIEKNMFNLRKSPRRKNHVRIQEGPSLRSRSRSRSKSPGRRIPHS from the exons AGTGACAGTGAATATGAGAGTTCACCCTCCCCCAGTAGACGAAGACGTCGCACCAGGCGGTCAACTGTCAGGTTTGCAGACGACATGAACAGAGAACTCCACGATCTTAACAGTTCACTACGAGACTTATCCACGGACCAGTTTGAACTCAGGGGTCATCTCAACAGGGAGATGGATAGGAGAGACAA GTATGATGCCGATACAAGAAAAACAATGAGAGAAATTTCGGAAAACTTGAAGAGACTACCACAAACAGACCCA GTTGCGATGAGGGTGGAGAGTCGTCTAGCCTCCATTCAGGACGAGATGAGGGCTGACAGACACTTAGGTAGTCGTTATGATGAGTTAGCCAATCTGTCCTCTGACCTTCGACAT GCTTTGCGTGAGCACCACCACATTCAACAAACAACAGCAGATGAAAGGATACGTAATCAATATATACAAGCTGAGGCCCAGAAACACAGG ATTGAGTCTGACCTGGATGTGTTGAAGAGAAAACTGGACCAAAGTGAAGGTGGAAAAACAGCTCTTCAAAACCAG GTGGAAGATTTAAGGAATCAATTGAATCGTATGGAGCAGGAGAGAGCTCGTGTCAAATTACAGATGGAAGAAAAGCGATATGAGGAAGAACTCAGAGAAAGACGCAAAAGAAGAACAG tGGAGGAAGATAAGGATAGAGAGAGAAAAGCAATGGAAAGAGAAATCTCCGATCTGAGGGGTCAGCTCTCTCATGCTATTAGTGCTAGCGGAGAGGTGGAGGAACTCCGACGTGGAATAGAGCGTAGTGAAAGACAGAGGGCCCAGTTATCAGATCATATTGAG ACACTAACAAAAGACTTAGACAATAGGGAAAAACAGACCGCCAAACTAATTACTCAACTGAAGGAGGTGTCGGATAAACGTGATGAATCCGAGAGACAGAAGGGTCAGCTGATAGCTCAGTTTGACGACACAGCTCAGAGGTTTAAGGACTGTAACAAGGAGTTAGAAAGGGCGTCTACTGAATTAAGGAACACACAGCAAACTCTGCAAGAAACCGAGAGGAAGAGAGATGAGTTCAAAGGTCGGGCACAGGAGACAGTCAGACA GTGGAAGTTGAAGGTGAAGCAGCTGGAGCGTGAAGTGGACAGACATAAACATGGTGCTAATCAGCTGATGCAGAGAAACGAACAGCTGGTGAAAGAGGTGGAGGGACATCGACAGAATCTCCATCACACGGGGATACAGATGGAGAACATGAAGAGGGAGTTGGGAGACGCCCTG GCTGTGAGGGCAGCTCAAGATGAACAGCTTCGTTTGAAAGATGTAGAGATCAATGAACTGAAATCTGTCAGGATGGACTTGGACCGGGAACTCAGGGACGTCCGCACCGTGGCTGACCGG CTTGAAAACGAGCTTCACACAGTATCTCATCGATTGACACAAGTAACCGAcgacaaaaataaaattgaggATAAACTCTCCTCTATAGAGGCAGCCCACATGTTGTCACAGGACCAAGCCAATCAGCTGCAG CAAGAGTTGAAGGAATTGAGCGCTGTTAAGGCAGAAATCGCAGCTAAGTTATCGGAATCAAACGGCAAAATCCAT GATATGAGGCAAAACTTTATGGAACTTCAGCATCGAGAAAAGGCAGCACGTGAGGAATCAAAAATGTACCAAAGGCAACTTAACGAT GAGAGAGAAAATCATCACGTGTCTCTGGAGGCTTTGAAGCGTGAATTGAACGAAGCCAAG GTGAGAGAGGCTCATGTGATGCAAGATATTCAAAGAAAAATGAAGAGAAGTCATGCTGAGTATGAAGCCACCATTCAGGCACTAAAG atggaACTCTCTGAGGAGAAGTCGTCACATAAAATCTCAAAACGCAATGAAGAAAAATTTCGACAAGAGATTGACAGATTAGCACAGGAGATTGCTAG GAGTGAGGAAGATAACCAGAAACTGTCGAGAAGACTGGAGATGACCAGAGAAGAATTTGAGACACAG TTCTTCATAAAGAAA ACTCAAATGGCTGAAACAGATTTATCAAG GGTTAAAAATGTTGAAGATGAACTTCTGAAGGCCAGAAATGACTGCAAGAGGTTCCAGGCCAACTTTGAGGGGCTCATCCATGAGATGGTTGCCGAGGTTGATGCACTGATGGACATCGCAGCCTCCTGTTCTAAAGAAAAGCAAAAG ACAGTGGCATCATGTAAAGGGACGTCAAATGGACCCTCCACTGCTCTCCAAGAAATTAAG GCCAAAATGAAGTGGTTAAGAGGAGAAATTAGAGACCGGATAAAATTGGAGCAAGCCTTAAAAAAAGATTTGCAGGAGGCTTTGTCATGTAACGAAACAGATCGTCAATTCCTCATAACAGAAATCTCCAAGCGTGATGGTGTAATGGACGAACTCTCAGTAGTCAAGCACG AATTAAGTCACAGGGAAGCAGAAAACTTTCACTGTGTTGAGAAATTGCAG ACTCAGATTTTAGATTTAACAGATGAACTTGAACTCCGTAAAATCCGAGAGGATGAGCTACTGAGACAGCAAGCCATGGACAACAAACATGTGATAGAAGAAATCGAAGAACTGAGA GATGTACAGGAGGAGAAGGCCAGAATTGAACAGCGATACGTCAAATTACAAGACACCATGAGAGCATTACAGAGCGAACTCAAATCCGTAAATTTCTACGGTGACAAG ATTGAAGAGATCGAGAAAAACATGTTTAATCTACGAAAATCTCCACGAAGGAAAAACCATGTTCGAATTCAGGAAGGACCAAGTTTACGATCTAGATCCCGTTCACGATCCAAAAGCCCTGGAAGGCGGATTCCACATTCATAG